In Flavobacterium hankyongi, the genomic window AACAGTGCGCTTTTTTTATGTAAAGAAGTCTTTTTATTTTGCTTCCGCGTAACGTCTTGCTACTTCCGTCCAATTAATTACATTAAAGAAAGCTTCAATGTAGTCAGGACGACGGTTTTGATAGTTGAGGTAATAAGCATGTTCCCAAACATCCATTCCTAAAATTGGAGTTCCGCCACAACCAACGCCAGGCATTAATGTGTTGTCTTGATTTGGAGTTCCGCAAACTTCTAATTTTCCATCTTTAACACATAACCAAGCCCATCCAGAACCAAATTGAGTTGCTCCAGCTTTAGAAAAAGTTTCTTTGAAAGCAGCAAAACTTCCAAAAGCAGAATTGATAGCATTAGCTAATTCTCCTGTAGGCTCACCACCGCCATTTGGAGACATTACGGTCCAAAATAAATTGTGATTGTAAAAGCCACCACCATTATTGCGAATAGCAGCTTTGGTCATGTCAAGATTTTTAAGAATCTCTTCAATAGATTTTCCTTCTAAATCTGTTCCTGCAATGGCAGCATTTAGATTTGTTGTGTAAGCATTATGGTGTTTAGAATGATGGATTTCCATTGTTCTAGCATCTATATGTGGTTCTAATGCATCATATGCATAAGGTAATTGTGGTAACTCAAAAGCCATATTATTTA contains:
- a CDS encoding superoxide dismutase → MAFELPQLPYAYDALEPHIDARTMEIHHSKHHNAYTTNLNAAIAGTDLEGKSIEEILKNLDMTKAAIRNNGGGFYNHNLFWTVMSPNGGGEPTGELANAINSAFGSFAAFKETFSKAGATQFGSGWAWLCVKDGKLEVCGTPNQDNTLMPGVGCGGTPILGMDVWEHAYYLNYQNRRPDYIEAFFNVINWTEVARRYAEAK